A genomic window from Mesosutterella faecium includes:
- the rplW gene encoding 50S ribosomal protein L23, which yields MSQERLYKVLVGPIVSEKSTMIADKNNQVAFRVAKDATKKEVKDAVELLFKVQVDSVQVTNLKGKQKRFGRFEGRRSDVRKAYVCLKPGQDINFAQEVK from the coding sequence ATGAGCCAGGAACGTCTTTACAAGGTGCTGGTTGGCCCGATCGTCTCTGAAAAGAGCACCATGATCGCCGACAAAAACAACCAGGTTGCCTTCCGCGTTGCCAAGGACGCGACCAAGAAAGAAGTGAAGGATGCAGTCGAGCTGCTGTTCAAGGTGCAGGTTGACTCCGTCCAGGTTACTAACCTGAAGGGCAAGCAGAAACGCTTTGGCCGCTTTGAGGGGCGTCGTTCGGATGTCCGCAAGGCTTACGTGTGCCTCAAGCCTGGTCAGGACATTAACTTCGCGCAGGAGGTGAAGTAA
- the rpsS gene encoding 30S ribosomal protein S19 yields the protein MSRSLKKGPFVDASLMKKVEKAQETRDKRPLKTWSRRSTIVPEMIGLTIAVHNGRQHVPVYINENMVGHKLGEFAMTRTFHGHALSADKKAGA from the coding sequence ATGTCTCGTTCACTCAAAAAGGGACCGTTTGTTGACGCTTCCCTGATGAAAAAGGTTGAAAAGGCCCAGGAAACCCGCGACAAGCGGCCGCTGAAGACCTGGTCCCGTCGTTCTACCATCGTTCCGGAAATGATCGGTCTGACGATTGCCGTGCACAACGGCCGTCAGCACGTTCCGGTTTATATCAATGAGAATATGGTTGGCCACAAGCTGGGCGAGTTCGCCATGACGAGGACCTTCCATGGTCACGCGCTTTCTGCCGATAAAAAGGCAGGCGCCTAA
- the rplC gene encoding 50S ribosomal protein L3 codes for MSDKLGLVGRKVGMTRIFTDDGKSVPVTVLDVSNNRVTAVKTEATDGYNAIQVAFGTRRPSRVTKALAGQFAKAGVEAGSTLKEFHVDADKLDSYKPGQVLSVEMFTVGQKVDVTARTIGKGYAGVIKRHHFSSGRASHGNSVTTNSPGSTGNRQDPGRVFPGKRMAGHLGDVQRTTQNLVVARVDAARGLLLVRGAVPGAANGQVVVRPAVKA; via the coding sequence ATGAGTGATAAGCTTGGCCTTGTTGGTCGCAAGGTCGGCATGACGCGCATTTTCACGGATGACGGCAAGTCCGTTCCCGTGACTGTGCTCGATGTGTCGAACAACCGTGTCACGGCAGTTAAGACTGAAGCAACCGACGGCTACAACGCCATTCAGGTTGCCTTTGGCACCCGCCGTCCTAGCCGCGTGACGAAAGCCCTTGCCGGCCAGTTCGCCAAAGCCGGTGTTGAAGCCGGCTCTACCCTTAAAGAATTTCACGTTGACGCCGATAAGCTTGATTCCTACAAGCCCGGTCAGGTTCTTAGCGTAGAAATGTTCACCGTCGGGCAGAAGGTCGATGTGACCGCCCGTACGATCGGCAAAGGCTACGCGGGCGTGATCAAGCGTCACCACTTCAGTTCCGGGCGCGCGAGCCACGGCAACTCCGTGACGACGAATTCCCCCGGTTCGACCGGTAACCGCCAGGACCCGGGCCGTGTGTTCCCCGGCAAGCGCATGGCCGGTCACCTCGGCGATGTCCAGCGCACCACCCAGAATCTGGTTGTTGCCCGTGTGGACGCTGCCCGCGGTCTGCTGTTAGTCCGTGGCGCTGTTCCCGGCGCTGCGAACGGTCAGGTTGTTGTCCGTCCTGCAGTTAAGGCGTAA
- the rplP gene encoding 50S ribosomal protein L16, with amino-acid sequence MLQPKRTKYRKDQKGRNNGLAQRGANVAFGDFGLKTLERGRITARQIEAARRAISRHIKRGGRVWIRIFPDKPISSKPAEVRMGNGKGDPEYWVAQVQPGRVLYEMDGVDESVAREAFALAAAKLPVKTTFVVRQIGM; translated from the coding sequence ATGCTGCAACCTAAGCGTACAAAGTACCGCAAGGACCAGAAGGGCCGCAACAACGGCCTGGCCCAGCGCGGCGCCAATGTTGCCTTCGGCGACTTCGGCCTGAAGACGCTCGAGCGCGGTCGCATTACGGCTCGCCAGATTGAGGCAGCCCGTCGTGCGATCAGCCGCCACATCAAGCGCGGCGGTCGCGTGTGGATCCGCATTTTCCCGGACAAGCCCATTTCTTCCAAGCCTGCGGAAGTCCGTATGGGCAACGGCAAGGGTGATCCCGAGTACTGGGTGGCCCAGGTTCAGCCGGGTCGCGTTCTTTATGAAATGGACGGCGTGGACGAGTCCGTGGCCCGTGAGGCCTTCGCTCTGGCGGCTGCCAAGCTGCCCGTGAAGACCACGTTCGTTGTTCGCCAGATCGGCATGTAA
- the rpsJ gene encoding 30S ribosomal protein S10 yields the protein MQSQRIRIRLKAYDYKLIDQSAQEIVDTAKRTGAVVRGPVPLPTRFQRFDILRSPHVNKTSRDQFEIRTHQRLMDIIDPTDKTVDALMKLDLPAGVDVKIKVE from the coding sequence ATGCAGTCTCAGCGCATCCGCATCCGCCTCAAGGCCTACGACTACAAACTGATCGATCAGTCCGCTCAGGAAATCGTCGATACGGCCAAACGCACTGGCGCCGTTGTCCGCGGCCCGGTTCCCCTTCCCACCCGCTTCCAGCGGTTCGACATCCTGCGTTCCCCGCACGTCAACAAGACCAGCCGCGATCAGTTTGAAATCCGCACGCATCAGCGCCTGATGGACATCATCGACCCGACGGACAAGACGGTTGACGCCCTGATGAAGCTGGATCTTCCGGCCGGCGTGGATGTGAAGATCAAGGTGGAGTAA
- the rplV gene encoding 50S ribosomal protein L22, protein METTAIVRGVRLSAQRGRLVADLVRGKPVDKALNILAFTQKKAAVIIRKALESAIANAEHNFGADIDELYVSKIYVEKASTLRRFQARAKGRGCRIGKQTAHVFVTVSDAKAK, encoded by the coding sequence ATGGAAACTACTGCTATTGTTCGCGGTGTGCGCCTGTCGGCCCAGCGTGGCCGCCTCGTTGCCGACCTCGTCCGCGGCAAGCCTGTTGACAAGGCCCTTAACATTCTGGCTTTCACCCAGAAGAAGGCTGCCGTCATTATCCGCAAGGCTCTGGAGTCTGCGATTGCAAACGCCGAGCACAATTTCGGTGCGGATATTGATGAACTTTATGTGTCCAAGATCTACGTCGAGAAGGCCTCCACGCTGCGCCGTTTCCAGGCTCGCGCGAAGGGCCGCGGTTGCCGTATTGGCAAGCAGACGGCTCACGTTTTTGTGACTGTCAGCGACGCGAAAGCTAAGTAA
- the rpsC gene encoding 30S ribosomal protein S3, giving the protein MGQKINPTGFRLPVTRNWTSRWYAVGRNFSRTLAEDLKVRSFLQKKLKNASVGRILIERPANNARITIYTARPGIVIGKQGADIEVLKAEVQKMMGVPVHIDIEEIRRPELCAVLVAESITQQLEKRIMFRRAMKRAMQNAMRLGAKGIKIMSSGRLNGAEIARTEWYREGRVPLHTLRANIDYGFSEAHTTYGVIGVKVWIYKGDDLSVDTAMEPAPEREHRARRNGDRPARPGARRGAGHRNNEAEATASAKDGE; this is encoded by the coding sequence ATGGGTCAGAAAATCAATCCCACCGGCTTCCGTCTGCCCGTGACGCGCAACTGGACGTCCCGCTGGTATGCGGTTGGCCGCAACTTTTCTCGTACTCTGGCTGAGGACCTGAAGGTTCGCAGCTTCCTTCAGAAGAAGCTGAAGAACGCCTCCGTCGGCCGCATCCTCATCGAGCGTCCGGCCAACAACGCCCGCATTACGATCTACACGGCCCGTCCCGGCATCGTGATCGGCAAGCAGGGCGCTGACATTGAGGTGCTGAAGGCTGAGGTCCAGAAGATGATGGGCGTTCCCGTCCACATCGACATCGAAGAAATCCGCCGTCCTGAGCTTTGCGCGGTGCTCGTCGCCGAGTCGATCACCCAGCAGCTCGAGAAGCGCATCATGTTCCGCCGCGCCATGAAGCGCGCCATGCAGAATGCCATGCGTCTTGGCGCCAAGGGCATCAAGATCATGTCGTCCGGCCGCCTGAACGGCGCCGAGATCGCCCGTACCGAGTGGTACCGCGAAGGCCGCGTTCCGCTTCATACCCTTCGCGCCAACATCGACTACGGCTTCTCTGAGGCTCACACCACGTATGGCGTGATCGGCGTCAAGGTCTGGATCTACAAGGGTGACGACCTCAGCGTTGATACGGCCATGGAGCCGGCTCCTGAGCGCGAGCATCGCGCCCGCCGCAACGGCGACCGCCCCGCTCGTCCGGGTGCCCGCCGCGGCGCCGGCCATCGCAACAACGAGGCTGAGGCTACGGCTTCAGCCAAAGACGGAGAATAA
- the rplD gene encoding 50S ribosomal protein L4, whose protein sequence is MELNVINEQGKETAKLAAADAVFGCEYNEALIHQIVVAFMANARQGTRAQKTRAEVHHSTKKPFKQKGTGRARAGMSSSPLWRKGGRAFPNLPDENFSQKVNKKMYRAALSSIFSKLVADGRLVVVESLDVESPKTKAFAAKAKALGVADSALFIANEVSDNLYLASRNLKNVSVVTPRYADPLSLIHYKNVVVEKAAIAKIEEMLG, encoded by the coding sequence ATGGAACTGAATGTTATTAACGAACAGGGTAAGGAAACCGCCAAGCTGGCGGCTGCCGATGCCGTGTTTGGCTGCGAATACAACGAAGCTCTGATTCATCAGATCGTTGTCGCTTTCATGGCGAACGCACGCCAGGGAACCCGCGCGCAGAAAACCCGCGCCGAAGTTCACCACAGCACCAAGAAGCCGTTTAAGCAGAAGGGTACCGGCCGCGCTCGCGCCGGCATGAGCTCTTCTCCTCTGTGGCGCAAGGGCGGCCGCGCCTTCCCGAACCTTCCGGATGAGAACTTCAGCCAGAAGGTCAACAAGAAGATGTATCGCGCCGCGCTGTCTTCGATCTTCTCGAAGCTGGTTGCGGACGGCCGTCTGGTCGTGGTCGAGTCGCTTGATGTCGAGTCTCCCAAGACCAAGGCATTTGCCGCCAAGGCCAAGGCTCTGGGCGTTGCCGATTCGGCGCTGTTCATTGCCAACGAAGTCAGCGACAATCTTTATCTTGCTTCCCGCAACCTGAAGAATGTCTCTGTTGTTACGCCGCGCTACGCTGATCCGCTTTCCCTTATTCACTACAAGAACGTGGTGGTTGAGAAGGCTGCGATCGCCAAGATCGAGGAGATGCTGGGATGA
- the rpsG gene encoding 30S ribosomal protein S7 has product MPRRREVPKREVLPDPKFGSVEITKFINVIMLDGKKAVAERIVYGALQQIQEKSGKDPLEVFTTALNNVRPLVEVKSRRVGGANYQVPVEIRPIRRMALAMRWLRESAKSRSEKSMPQRLAGELMDAAEGRGGAVKKRDEVHRMAEANKAFSHFRF; this is encoded by the coding sequence ATGCCCCGTCGTCGTGAAGTACCCAAACGTGAAGTCCTGCCGGATCCTAAGTTCGGCAGCGTTGAAATCACCAAGTTCATCAATGTGATCATGCTGGACGGCAAGAAGGCCGTCGCCGAGCGCATCGTCTATGGCGCTCTCCAGCAGATTCAGGAAAAATCCGGCAAGGACCCGCTGGAAGTTTTCACTACAGCTCTGAATAACGTCCGTCCGTTGGTTGAAGTGAAGAGCCGCCGTGTCGGCGGTGCGAACTACCAGGTCCCTGTCGAAATCCGCCCGATTCGTCGTATGGCGCTGGCCATGCGCTGGCTGCGTGAATCCGCGAAGAGCCGCTCCGAAAAATCTATGCCCCAGCGTCTCGCCGGTGAGCTGATGGATGCCGCCGAGGGCCGCGGCGGTGCGGTTAAGAAGCGCGATGAGGTCCATCGCATGGCTGAAGCCAACAAGGCGTTCTCCCACTTCCGCTTCTAA
- the rpmC gene encoding 50S ribosomal protein L29 yields MDVKELKGLDEAALKKELTDLHQALFKLRLQKATQQLHNTNQIRNTRHDIARIKTILAQKAAK; encoded by the coding sequence ATGGACGTTAAAGAACTCAAGGGCCTCGACGAGGCCGCTCTTAAGAAGGAACTGACTGACCTCCACCAGGCGCTTTTCAAGCTCCGCCTGCAGAAGGCCACTCAGCAGCTTCATAACACCAACCAGATTCGCAATACGCGGCACGACATTGCCCGTATCAAGACGATTCTCGCTCAGAAGGCCGCTAAATAA
- the fusA gene encoding elongation factor G: MRTTPIERYRNIGISAHIDAGKTTTTERILFYTGVNHKIGEVHDGAATMDWMEQEQERGITITSACTTCFWHGMKMQYPDAYRLNIIDTPGHVDFTVEVERSMRVLDGAVMVYDSVGGVQPQSETVWRQAERYHVPRIAFVNKMDRVGANFFRVYDQMKTRLKGHPVPVVIPLGAEDAFKGVIDLLEMKAIVWDEASQGTKFDYEEIPAELVDQAKEWREKMIESAAEANDELMEKYLENGELSNEDIVKGLRQLTIANKAQPMFCGSAFKNKGVQRMLDGVIEFLPSPVDIPPVQGFDLNDQPVERRADDKEYASCLVFKIMTDPFVGQISFLRVYSGVMVSGETVLNATKDKKERLGRLLQMHANHRKEIKEVEAGDIAAAVGLKTVTTGDTLCDIDHPVILEKMEFPEPVISEAVEPKTKADQEKMALALQRLAQEDPSFRVHTDEESGQTIISGMGELHLDVLVDRMRREFNVEATVGKPQVAYRETIRATVEKAECKFVKQTGGRGQYGHVVLKLEPLPAGKGFEFVDAIKGGVVPREYIPAVQKGIEDSLKSGVLAGYPVVDVRATLYFGSYHEVDSNENAFKVAASMAFKDGLRQGKPVLLEPIMKVEVETPEESMGDVVGDLSSRRGKVDGMDDMENGGKAIRAMVPLAEMFGYATRLRSLTKGRATYVMEFDHYEETPRNVTEAVIAEKAK, encoded by the coding sequence ATGCGTACCACTCCGATTGAGCGCTATCGCAACATTGGTATTTCTGCCCATATTGATGCGGGCAAAACGACCACGACCGAGCGCATTCTGTTCTACACCGGCGTGAACCACAAGATCGGCGAAGTCCACGACGGCGCGGCCACGATGGACTGGATGGAGCAGGAACAGGAGCGCGGCATCACGATTACCTCCGCCTGCACGACCTGCTTCTGGCACGGCATGAAAATGCAGTACCCGGATGCCTATCGTCTGAACATCATCGACACCCCGGGGCACGTGGACTTCACGGTGGAAGTCGAGCGCTCCATGCGCGTGCTTGACGGCGCCGTGATGGTCTATGACTCCGTTGGCGGCGTGCAGCCCCAGTCCGAGACGGTCTGGCGCCAGGCGGAGCGCTATCACGTGCCCCGCATCGCTTTCGTGAACAAGATGGACCGCGTCGGCGCGAACTTCTTCCGTGTCTACGATCAGATGAAGACCCGCCTGAAGGGCCACCCGGTTCCCGTCGTCATTCCGCTGGGCGCTGAGGATGCCTTCAAAGGCGTGATCGACCTGCTGGAGATGAAGGCCATCGTCTGGGACGAAGCCTCCCAGGGCACCAAGTTCGACTACGAGGAGATCCCCGCCGAGCTGGTGGATCAGGCCAAGGAATGGCGCGAAAAGATGATTGAGTCTGCCGCCGAGGCGAACGACGAGCTCATGGAAAAGTATCTCGAGAACGGAGAGCTTTCCAACGAGGACATCGTCAAGGGCCTTCGCCAGCTCACCATCGCCAACAAGGCTCAGCCGATGTTCTGCGGCTCGGCCTTCAAGAACAAGGGCGTGCAGCGCATGCTCGACGGCGTGATCGAGTTCCTGCCCTCTCCTGTTGACATTCCCCCGGTTCAGGGCTTTGACCTGAACGATCAGCCTGTCGAGCGCCGTGCCGACGACAAGGAATACGCGAGCTGCCTGGTCTTCAAGATCATGACCGACCCCTTCGTCGGCCAGATCTCGTTCCTGCGCGTCTACTCCGGCGTCATGGTTTCCGGCGAAACCGTGCTCAATGCCACGAAGGACAAGAAGGAGCGTCTGGGCCGCCTGCTGCAGATGCACGCGAATCACCGTAAGGAAATCAAGGAAGTCGAGGCCGGCGATATCGCTGCTGCCGTGGGCCTGAAGACGGTCACCACCGGCGATACGCTCTGCGACATCGACCACCCGGTCATTCTTGAAAAGATGGAATTCCCGGAGCCTGTGATTTCTGAGGCTGTCGAGCCCAAGACCAAGGCCGACCAGGAGAAGATGGCTCTCGCCCTTCAGCGCCTGGCCCAGGAGGATCCGTCCTTCCGCGTCCACACCGATGAAGAATCCGGTCAGACCATTATTTCCGGCATGGGCGAACTGCACCTCGACGTGCTGGTTGACCGCATGCGCCGCGAGTTCAATGTTGAAGCGACTGTCGGCAAGCCTCAGGTGGCGTACCGCGAGACGATCCGCGCCACGGTTGAGAAGGCGGAATGCAAGTTCGTCAAGCAGACCGGAGGCCGTGGCCAGTACGGCCACGTCGTGCTCAAGCTTGAGCCGCTTCCTGCCGGCAAGGGCTTCGAGTTCGTCGACGCCATCAAGGGCGGTGTGGTGCCGCGCGAGTACATCCCGGCCGTCCAGAAGGGCATCGAGGACTCTCTGAAGTCCGGCGTGCTCGCCGGCTATCCGGTGGTTGACGTGAGGGCGACCCTGTACTTCGGCTCCTACCACGAGGTGGACTCGAACGAAAACGCCTTCAAGGTGGCTGCTTCCATGGCTTTCAAGGACGGCCTGCGCCAGGGCAAGCCCGTTCTGCTCGAACCGATCATGAAGGTCGAGGTCGAGACTCCGGAAGAGAGCATGGGCGACGTGGTCGGCGACCTGTCCTCCCGCCGCGGCAAGGTTGACGGCATGGACGACATGGAAAATGGCGGAAAGGCCATTCGCGCCATGGTGCCGCTGGCTGAAATGTTCGGGTACGCGACCCGTCTGCGTTCGCTCACCAAGGGCCGCGCTACGTACGTGATGGAATTCGACCACTACGAGGAAACCCCGCGCAACGTGACCGAGGCCGTCATCGCAGAAAAAGCAAAGTAA
- the tuf gene encoding elongation factor Tu — translation MAKEKYVRSKPHVNVGTIGHVDHGKTTLTAALTTVLAQKFGGHAMAYDQIDAAPEEKARGITINSAHVEYETAKRHYAHVDCPGHADYVKNMITGAAQMDGAILVVAASDGPMPQTREHILLARQVGVPNIIVYLNKCDLVDDPELLELVEMEVRDLLTEYKFPGDEIPIIKGSAKLALEGDQSEYGVPSILKLADTMDTYFPEPVRELDKPFLMPIEDVFSISGRGTVVTGRVERGTIRVGDEIEIVGIKPTQKTTCTGVEMFRKLLDEGEAGDNIGCLLRGTKREEVERGQVVAKPGTITPHTKFTAQVYVLKKEEGGRHTPFFKGYRPQFYFRTTDVTGTIELEEGVEMVMPGDNTTMTVTLIAPIAMEEGLRFAIREGGHTVGAGVVAKILE, via the coding sequence ATGGCAAAAGAGAAGTATGTACGTTCCAAGCCCCACGTGAACGTGGGCACGATCGGTCACGTTGACCACGGCAAGACCACCCTGACGGCTGCGCTCACGACCGTCCTCGCCCAGAAGTTCGGCGGGCATGCCATGGCTTATGACCAGATTGACGCGGCTCCTGAAGAGAAGGCCCGCGGCATCACGATCAACTCCGCTCACGTGGAGTACGAGACCGCGAAGCGCCACTACGCTCACGTGGACTGCCCGGGGCACGCCGACTATGTGAAGAACATGATCACGGGCGCGGCCCAGATGGACGGCGCGATCCTGGTGGTGGCCGCCTCCGACGGCCCGATGCCCCAGACCCGCGAGCACATTCTGCTTGCCCGTCAGGTCGGCGTTCCGAACATCATCGTCTACCTGAACAAGTGCGACCTGGTTGACGATCCGGAGCTGCTCGAGCTGGTTGAGATGGAAGTCCGCGACCTGCTGACCGAGTACAAGTTCCCCGGCGACGAGATCCCGATCATCAAGGGTTCTGCGAAGCTGGCCCTGGAAGGCGATCAGTCCGAGTACGGCGTTCCCTCCATCCTGAAGCTGGCCGACACGATGGACACGTACTTCCCGGAGCCCGTGCGTGAGCTTGACAAGCCGTTCCTGATGCCGATCGAGGACGTGTTCTCGATTTCCGGCCGCGGCACGGTGGTGACGGGCCGCGTTGAGCGCGGCACGATCCGCGTGGGCGATGAAATTGAAATCGTGGGCATCAAGCCGACTCAGAAGACGACCTGCACGGGCGTTGAGATGTTCCGCAAGCTGCTCGACGAAGGCGAGGCCGGCGACAACATCGGCTGCCTGCTGCGCGGCACGAAGCGCGAGGAAGTCGAGCGCGGCCAGGTGGTTGCCAAGCCCGGCACGATCACTCCGCACACGAAGTTCACGGCTCAGGTGTACGTGCTGAAGAAGGAAGAAGGCGGCCGTCACACCCCGTTCTTCAAGGGATATCGTCCGCAGTTCTACTTCCGCACGACGGACGTGACCGGCACGATCGAGCTCGAGGAAGGCGTTGAGATGGTGATGCCTGGCGACAACACGACGATGACCGTCACGCTGATCGCCCCGATCGCCATGGAAGAGGGCCTGCGCTTCGCTATTCGCGAAGGCGGTCACACGGTTGGCGCCGGCGTTGTGGCCAAGATTCTTGAGTAA
- the rplB gene encoding 50S ribosomal protein L2: MALVSMKPTSAGRRHMVKVVHPELHKGKPFAALTEKKNRINGRDNFGHITTRHKGGGHKRAYRLIDFLRNKDGIPARVERIEYDPNRSAHIALVLYADGERRYIIAPKGLTAGSEIVNGSEAAIKVGNCLPLRNIPVGTTICCVELFPGKGAQLARAAGSNAQLIAREGEYAQVRLRSGEVRRIGINCRATIGVVSNDDHNLRELGKAGANRWRGIRPTVRGVVMNPVDHPHGGGEGKTGTGRAPVTPWGQLTRGYRTRNNKRTDSMIVQRRYRK; the protein is encoded by the coding sequence ATGGCTCTCGTCAGCATGAAGCCGACGTCCGCCGGACGCCGTCACATGGTCAAGGTTGTTCATCCGGAACTTCACAAGGGCAAGCCTTTTGCTGCGCTTACCGAAAAGAAGAACCGCATCAACGGCCGCGACAATTTCGGTCACATTACGACCCGTCATAAGGGCGGCGGCCACAAGCGCGCCTATCGCCTGATTGATTTCCTCCGCAACAAGGACGGCATCCCCGCCCGCGTGGAGAGGATTGAGTACGATCCGAACCGTTCCGCGCACATCGCTCTGGTGCTGTACGCAGACGGCGAACGCCGCTACATCATCGCCCCGAAGGGCCTGACTGCCGGCTCCGAGATCGTGAACGGCTCCGAGGCCGCCATCAAGGTCGGCAACTGCCTGCCCCTTCGCAATATCCCGGTCGGCACCACGATCTGCTGCGTCGAGCTCTTCCCGGGCAAGGGCGCTCAGCTCGCCCGTGCTGCTGGCTCCAACGCTCAGCTGATCGCCCGTGAAGGCGAGTACGCTCAGGTTCGCCTGCGTTCCGGCGAAGTGCGCCGCATCGGCATCAACTGCCGCGCCACCATTGGCGTGGTTTCCAACGATGACCACAACCTGCGCGAGCTCGGCAAGGCCGGCGCCAACCGCTGGCGCGGCATTCGCCCGACGGTCCGCGGCGTTGTGATGAACCCGGTGGATCACCCGCACGGCGGCGGCGAAGGCAAGACTGGTACGGGCCGCGCTCCGGTTACTCCGTGGGGCCAGCTCACCCGTGGCTACCGTACTCGCAACAACAAGCGCACTGACAGCATGATCGTTCAGCGTCGCTATCGCAAATAA
- the rpsL gene encoding 30S ribosomal protein S12, giving the protein MPTINQLVRKPRTLTHEKSKSPALKNSPQKRGVCTRVYTTTPKKPNSALRKVAKVRLTNGFEVISYIGGEGHNLQEHSVVLIRGGRVKDLPGVRYHIVRGSLDTQGVKDRKQSRSKYGAKRPKAA; this is encoded by the coding sequence ATGCCAACCATCAATCAGCTTGTGCGCAAGCCTCGCACTCTCACTCATGAGAAGAGCAAGAGCCCTGCGCTGAAGAACAGCCCGCAGAAGCGCGGTGTCTGCACCCGTGTCTACACCACCACCCCGAAGAAGCCGAACTCCGCTCTTCGTAAGGTCGCGAAGGTTCGCCTCACCAATGGCTTTGAAGTCATTTCCTACATCGGCGGCGAAGGACACAACCTTCAGGAGCACTCCGTGGTGCTGATCCGCGGCGGCCGTGTGAAGGATCTGCCGGGCGTTCGCTACCACATCGTCCGCGGTTCTCTGGATACCCAGGGCGTCAAGGACCGCAAGCAGTCCCGTTCGAAGTACGGCGCGAAGCGCCCGAAGGCTGCCTGA